Proteins encoded within one genomic window of Lysinibacillus louembei:
- a CDS encoding MerR family transcriptional regulator translates to MFNKNIKYFTTGEFAKICKVNKQTLIYYDQIGLLSPIVKDDNGYRYYSIAQYDLFSVIELLKTLGMSLKGIQNYLAEQSPNAFLTLMRQQQQIVAQKRKELELIEGMIKVKIGSLEEAANIDFNEITIERYPEATFYLSRNIENVTEEQFVQAVADFIDELDRSQLDTGHPIGGMTRREQVLAGNYTNYSHLYMEQPLPRAGHPYFKAIAGDCLVGYHIGTTETLPKTYARLFKVMEEQGYKLGQYVYEEYIYDAIVKKREEDYVTKIMLEIENASE, encoded by the coding sequence ATGTTTAATAAAAATATAAAATATTTTACAACTGGCGAGTTCGCAAAAATATGTAAGGTGAATAAGCAAACACTCATTTATTATGATCAAATTGGATTATTATCTCCTATTGTTAAAGATGATAACGGCTATCGCTATTATTCGATTGCGCAATACGATCTTTTCAGTGTAATCGAGCTCTTAAAAACACTTGGGATGTCCTTAAAAGGCATTCAAAATTATTTAGCAGAGCAGTCACCTAATGCATTTCTCACATTAATGCGTCAACAGCAGCAAATTGTTGCACAAAAAAGGAAAGAGCTCGAACTGATTGAGGGCATGATAAAAGTAAAAATCGGTTCACTTGAGGAGGCAGCGAATATTGATTTTAACGAGATAACAATTGAACGCTATCCAGAGGCTACATTTTATTTAAGTAGAAATATCGAAAATGTAACAGAGGAGCAATTTGTACAGGCAGTTGCTGATTTTATTGATGAGCTCGATCGCTCACAATTAGATACAGGACATCCAATTGGAGGAATGACGAGACGAGAGCAGGTGCTAGCTGGCAATTATACGAATTATAGCCATTTATATATGGAGCAGCCATTACCAAGGGCAGGACATCCATATTTTAAGGCAATTGCTGGAGATTGCCTCGTTGGTTATCATATTGGGACGACAGAAACATTGCCAAAAACTTATGCGCGTTTGTTTAAGGTGATGGAGGAGCAAGGGTATAAGCTAGGGCAATATGTCTATGAAGAATATATTTATGATGCAATTGTTAAAAAGCGTGAAGAGGATTATGTTACAAAAATTATGTTAGAAATTGAAAATGCAAGCGAATAA